The DNA window GGCTAGTTTAACAGGCGGTAAACTAATAAAGAGGCCTATTTCTATCAAATATTTTACCAGCGTTAAGTAACAGCGCTTCCTTTTTTTCTACTTCAAGCACTGTGCCAGCATAAAGAACAATGTATTTCTGAGCACTTGGTTTCAACAGTGAAGGTTTCTGGAGTTTCCGTAAGGTTGTGGGgcacattgtttttattgtatggttatatacatatatagtatgGTTTGAATGCACTCATTCCCTTAGAAGGTCAAGGTCAATGCTAATTGCTGCTAATTACTTTAAGGTACTGATGGATTATGTTCACCCCATGTTGCTGCCTGAGAGCATTTTTGACCTCCTTCAACCAGGAATGACCTAATTGACTTTCCCATTGATTAATTGTGTCTCTCCTGTAGAATTACAGGCATTATGCCATGGTGCAAACAGACTGTACAGGATGAATGTAGTGACCCAGCTGTATTTAATGTGATTTTTCATTGCATTGGGTTCCATTGTTTTCGTCTGTTATCTATGTgtgaaaaatattctttcatattttttaaatatatcccAAATATGTTcttgttattattttgtaaacCATAAAACCTCAATATTAATGTACTGAGgggtaaacaaaaaaaacatatatttacgATACTTATATGGAAATACTTTTAcattcttatttctttttttcttatttacttgatatttttataaatactgCAATAAAGAAACCTAAATTTTCATCCACGCTATTTGCACTTTCTGACCAGCTTTAGAGTGATAAAACTTAACAGTGACGTTTTCAAAACGTAAACCGACGAAGGTAGTGTTTTTTCGATGTGCGGATATCTGGGTGTTGTAGTCTTTGTAGATCAGTTTGAGCTTTAACATGGACCGTCGTCCATTCGGAGAAAGAACATCAACTCCCATCATTCcaaagtgggggggggggatcagcTGTTTTGAAGCAATTGTAACAGGAAGCAGGAGAGTAGAAGTAAACAATGCGAAGAGTTGATGTTTTCTCGTAAAAATACTCATATTTTTCGCAACGTTCGTTATTTTGCATTGACCCGTGTCATTGATTTATTACCGTCTTATTTTGCCACGTCTTTGTAAATTTAAAATAGATCGTTTATCTTCTGTTGAAGGAAATTCAGTAGCTTGGACGGTCCAAAATGGATGACAGTAAGGTAAGGAACTTTTCTTCATTTCAGAAGCTGAGTTATTCCTCAGTTAACAGTATCAGCCAGTTTGTTTTACGTTGCACTGTACGATGTGTGTGATTAGTCTTTCGAAAGCCAGTCAGAATGATCAACCAAACATGGCTTAATTTAATCATCCGAATATTTAGGTTGATTTCAGTTTCCTAATATTGAGAATATTGTCGTCTGCATTTTATGACTGTACTGATATTTATAGATATAAAAAAGGAATTCCGTAGACCTGTAGTGATATATGTAAATCATGTTTCTAcgtttttatttagatttttttgcaTTGAAACATTCTGTAGTTTATTCAgtactgtgtacagtacttgtgtTGTCAcacttaaaattgtaaaaataatggGAACAACGTAAAGTTTGACTCACAGCTCAAAAGCCAAAGTGTCCCTCTAAACTCCATCctcatcagttttcttttttcctacGCAAAAGTCTAATGATAACCTTTTTCCCCCATTCTTATTGTGATTTTACAAGAAGTGTCACTGTAGTGGAACATTATATTCACAGGAGCACCCCTTGTGGCTTGTATTCCACTAAACAAATATCTagtgttatttgaaaaaaaatgtttttcaattgcTTTGAAATGCTTTTTCCATTCGTGTGGCGGGAGATTCTCAGGCAAGGGGAAAGTGAAAGAAGAAGGAGCGGTTTCAAAATTGTACGTGAATGTGGAACAAAACAGGCATGTTGCATAAGCACCTGCAGCATTTCTAGAggttaaaagaaaatacaggcAAGCGTATGACTTTTGGGATTGACAGACAAACAAGACAAACATTTGTCCACTAGGAGCCTGGGAATCCTGTGCACAATAGGCACAGGATAAGAACTTATGCTGAATGTATAAGACTGCTATGAAGTGAGGCCTTGGTAACCGATGTCCTTGTATTCTTGCAGATGGTGGGAGGCAAAGTGAAGAAACCAGGCAAGCGTGGCCGCAAGCCAGCTAAGATCGACCTGAAGGCTAAGCTGGAGAGGAGCCGGCAGAGTGCAAGAGAGTGCCGGGCCAGGAAGAAGCTCAGATACCAGTACTTGGAAGAGCTGGTCTCCAGCAAGGAGAGAGCCATCTGTGCATTGCGGGAGGAGCTGGAGATGGTAGGCCATCTGAAACAGTGGGATTGTGTAAAAACAAGCTTAGGCTACCAGGCTGTGTTTTGTGATCACACATGAAGCCACTTTAATCTGGAGTTATTTCAGTGATGTGCAAAACCATACAACAGGGAATAGATCAAATGGATGGCCTTAGAAGGGGTTGACTGTGAACTTAGACTAATGTATTTGCAGCTTCTTCAGAAACACTGATATCATGGAGAATCTTCAAGATCAGGCAGCGTAGTGATAACAAAATTAGATCAGTGACATTCGTAGAGTGTTTTTATGAATCAGAATAGCCATTTACccacatattttaataaaaataaataaatacatctcAATAATCAATAGTGGAAGCAAAGGTCATGTTAGTCAGTCTTTATTTGTTGTAGTAAATATAAAGAGTGCTTCACAGACTGttgtataataaatgttttatatactgcTGTAGTAGACCATTGTGCATGGAAGAGAGCAAACCTAAAACTCTCCAAGACAGAAAATAATTCCCTGTCCCAGAAGTTGCCTCTTCTCCAGAGACGGCGGAGTCCTCTCTAGGGTTATCTACTGATGCATAAAAGGCAAAGTTCATATTGTAGTTTAGTTATTATATAGATTTTGTTTCATATGGAGGCCACAAATCATAGAGTgatttatgtggtctaaaatcTGAGTATGTTACTGAAGATCTTGCAAACTCTTCCTGGGTCTGGTATCCTGGGTGTAGTGTCAGAGGTCAACTAGACATAGATTCTCATTACCAATTGTAGGCCACAGGGCCAGAACCCGTGGAAACAGTGGAAGGAAAGAATGGGAAAGTATGTTAGATTGGCCAgctaagttttaaaaaattaagtaaAACGAGGCTCTGCCTCCTACAGTTGTTATGGAAATTTTCCAAACAGCAGATCAATCAGTGTGCTTGAACCAGAGTGGTTGATACAGTGTGTCTATTATTAGATGTCTACTTCAAATATGGAGAAGGTAGCCAGTGTTTTGTAACTAAGAATGAGCTTTGAGATCTATATTTCTGTTCTAAAAATGCACTCACTAACTAGGAGAAACCGTTGTTAACCGAGGGGTTCTTTACACAGCAAATCAAAGTTCCCTTAAaaccacagaatagcaagctctcttacCAAGGTACAAGTACTCAACTCCAATCTGATCTTTCCAGGTGAACTGGAACCAAGAGCTCTCTCCTACCCTCTTCTCTTTCTTCCTCTCGTCTTTTTCTATTCTCGAGTGGTCTCCGATTTTTCTTCTCTCGTTCCCCTTCTTGCTCCCTGTGTTCCTTGACTGTTGATTGACCCTTAATAATTTACCCAGAACTTCAATAAGGTAACTTAAcaattgctttgatcactgaatctggGACCCTTACATCTCGGCAAACTTCCCCTTGATTTGAAGCTGGAAATTTTGACAATAGCCAGGTGTCCACATTGTATCtagattattttatataatgctaTAAACCAGAGCAAGGCATGGCTTAAGATCTACTAGGGTTTCCAGGCTATCAAACAATATAAGAGGGTCAGGATTTGACAGTGGCTGCTTTCTTTATGCTGTATTTTTATAAGAACAAAGTTTAGAAATACACGCAAAATAAACAAGTAAAGCTTTTCTGAGTCATGTTCTATTCAGTATTGTAGCACTTAAGGATCAAAGGGATCAGATACTTGTGTATATCTCACTTGT is part of the Lepisosteus oculatus isolate fLepOcu1 chromosome 7, fLepOcu1.hap2, whole genome shotgun sequence genome and encodes:
- the crebl2 gene encoding cAMP-responsive element-binding protein-like 2; amino-acid sequence: MDDSKMVGGKVKKPGKRGRKPAKIDLKAKLERSRQSARECRARKKLRYQYLEELVSSKERAICALREELEMYKQWCSAMDQGKIPSEIKALLTGDEHKTSQSSSKTIKNGKNNTASCGQ